In Halorussus limi, a genomic segment contains:
- a CDS encoding zinc ribbon domain-containing protein, with amino-acid sequence MTRTNSEKRPWLGALLSFFLPGLGHVYLREWLRSAMWFAFAVSAVLLFVSPPETVAASSSVSAAFDAAMEATRGLGWQELLPIWVVRLFSAVDAYWLALQHEPAEEAAEQCPYCGKPVDEDLDFCQWCTTPLPEREGPNGPTEGNAVSR; translated from the coding sequence GTGACTCGCACGAACTCCGAAAAGCGTCCGTGGCTGGGCGCACTGCTCTCGTTTTTCCTCCCCGGGCTCGGACACGTCTACCTCCGAGAGTGGCTTCGCTCGGCGATGTGGTTCGCGTTCGCGGTCAGCGCGGTGTTGCTGTTCGTCTCGCCGCCCGAGACCGTAGCGGCCTCGAGCAGCGTCTCGGCCGCGTTCGACGCCGCCATGGAGGCGACGCGGGGTCTCGGCTGGCAGGAACTGCTCCCGATTTGGGTCGTGCGCCTGTTCAGCGCCGTCGACGCCTACTGGCTGGCGCTCCAACACGAACCCGCCGAGGAGGCGGCTGAGCAGTGCCCCTACTGCGGCAAGCCCGTGGACGAGGACCTCGACTTCTGTCAGTGGTGTACGACGCCGCTTCCGGAGCGCGAGGGTCCCAACGGGCCGACCGAAGGAAACGCGGTTTCGCGGTAA
- a CDS encoding DUF7123 family protein → MSTTATAGTTTLTDKQQRILQYLREKGQMKTYFKSRLIGDELGMTAKEVGANMTAIAEGEFDVDVEKWGYSSSTTWKVTT, encoded by the coding sequence ATGAGCACGACCGCAACTGCTGGCACGACCACCCTGACCGACAAACAACAGCGCATCCTCCAGTACCTCCGCGAGAAGGGACAGATGAAGACCTACTTCAAGTCCCGACTCATCGGCGACGAACTCGGAATGACCGCCAAGGAGGTCGGCGCGAACATGACTGCCATCGCAGAGGGCGAGTTCGACGTGGACGTCGAGAAGTGGGGATACTCCTCTTCGACCACGTGGAAGGTTACGACGTAA
- a CDS encoding DNA-methyltransferase → METEHRIHVGDAREMTALGDDSVELVVTSPPYPMIAMWDDLFAELDPEIEALLAEGDAEAAFEAMHAALNPVWDELARVLVDGGVAAVNVGDATRSVGDGFQLYPNHAELITRFRERGFDLLPDVLWRKPVNSLTKFMGSGMVPPNAYATLEHEYVLLFRNGGERRSFETGAERRYEAAYFWEERNDWFSDLWTDVQGEGQRLDHDELRTRSAAFPFEVPYRLVNMYSVYGDTVLDPFWGTGTTSLAAMVAGRNSAGYELSTEFREVFDDRLAAVEEFADEKNRERLDAHREFAEGRDLGYDAENYDFEVKTKQERELQLYTVEDYERDGDRYVVSHRPFDGG, encoded by the coding sequence ATGGAGACCGAACACCGGATTCACGTCGGCGACGCCCGGGAGATGACCGCGCTGGGCGACGACTCCGTCGAACTCGTCGTGACCTCGCCGCCGTACCCCATGATAGCGATGTGGGACGACCTGTTCGCGGAGTTGGACCCCGAAATCGAGGCGTTGCTGGCGGAAGGCGACGCCGAGGCCGCCTTCGAGGCGATGCACGCCGCGCTGAACCCCGTCTGGGACGAACTCGCGCGGGTCCTCGTGGACGGCGGCGTCGCCGCGGTCAACGTCGGCGACGCCACCCGGAGCGTCGGCGACGGCTTCCAACTCTACCCGAACCACGCCGAACTCATCACCAGATTTCGCGAGCGGGGCTTCGACCTCCTGCCGGACGTGCTGTGGCGCAAGCCGGTCAACAGCCTCACCAAGTTCATGGGGTCGGGGATGGTGCCGCCCAACGCCTACGCGACCCTCGAACACGAATACGTCCTCCTCTTTCGGAACGGCGGCGAGCGCCGGTCGTTCGAGACCGGGGCCGAGCGCCGGTACGAGGCCGCCTACTTCTGGGAGGAGCGCAACGACTGGTTCTCGGACCTCTGGACCGACGTGCAGGGCGAGGGCCAGCGACTCGACCACGACGAACTCCGGACGCGCTCGGCCGCGTTCCCCTTCGAGGTCCCCTATCGACTCGTCAACATGTATTCGGTGTACGGCGACACGGTGCTGGACCCCTTCTGGGGCACGGGCACCACCAGTCTCGCGGCGATGGTCGCGGGGCGCAACTCGGCGGGCTACGAACTCAGCACGGAGTTCCGCGAGGTGTTCGACGACCGCCTCGCGGCCGTCGAGGAGTTCGCCGACGAGAAGAACCGCGAGCGACTCGACGCCCACCGCGAGTTCGCGGAGGGGAGGGACCTCGGCTACGACGCCGAGAACTACGACTTCGAGGTCAAGACCAAACAGGAACGCGAGTTGCAGTTGTACACGGTCGAGGATTACGAGCGCGACGGCGACCGCTACGTCGTTTCCCACCGGCCGTTCGACGGCGGATGA
- a CDS encoding cobalamin-binding protein produces MAVQTDRVTARVVSLAPSATETLRALGATDRLVGATHHCETEAPAVGGWLNPDYEAVADRDPDLVLTADDLQADVAADLRERGHDVFHATPNTLDEVVESFADLGAAVGLPDEGEALARRARSRLDRVRRLVPGEGGRQNDDRDGSARPVVYCEEWSEPPMVAGNWVPEVVEVAGGRYPFLDPGERSREVSTAEVEAADPDHVVLHVCGHGACADPETVTDRDWDLSAIARDDVHVVDDSLLNQPSPKLVEGVERLAALLHPDALDA; encoded by the coding sequence ATGGCAGTCCAGACCGACCGCGTTACGGCCCGAGTCGTCTCCTTGGCACCGAGCGCGACCGAGACTCTCCGGGCGCTCGGTGCGACCGACCGCCTCGTCGGCGCGACCCACCACTGCGAGACCGAGGCGCCGGCAGTCGGAGGGTGGCTCAACCCCGACTACGAGGCCGTCGCCGACCGGGACCCCGACCTCGTGTTGACCGCCGACGATTTACAGGCCGACGTGGCCGCCGACCTCCGCGAGCGCGGCCACGACGTGTTCCACGCCACGCCGAACACGCTCGACGAGGTGGTCGAGTCGTTCGCCGACCTCGGGGCGGCGGTGGGCCTCCCCGACGAGGGCGAGGCGCTCGCCCGCCGCGCGCGGAGTCGCCTCGACAGGGTCCGGCGACTCGTTCCCGGCGAGGGCGGTCGCCAGAACGACGACCGTGACGGTAGCGCCCGGCCGGTGGTCTACTGCGAGGAGTGGTCCGAACCGCCGATGGTCGCGGGCAACTGGGTGCCCGAGGTGGTCGAAGTCGCGGGCGGGCGCTACCCGTTCCTCGACCCCGGCGAACGCTCCAGAGAGGTCTCGACCGCCGAGGTCGAGGCCGCCGACCCGGACCACGTCGTCCTCCACGTCTGCGGTCACGGAGCCTGCGCCGACCCCGAGACCGTCACCGACCGCGACTGGGACCTCTCGGCGATAGCCCGCGACGACGTACACGTCGTGGACGACTCGCTGCTGAATCAGCCGAGTCCGAAACTCGTGGAGGGCGTCGAACGACTCGCGGCCCTGCTTCACCCCGACGCGCTCGACGCGTAA
- the yjjX gene encoding inosine/xanthosine triphosphatase, with protein sequence MRVGVGSTNPVKRDATESALTDFPGATVESVAVESGVSEQPVGERETVAGAENRARNALDAGDYDLGVGLEGGVAEVEGAEGLFLVMWAAATDGERVGRGAGPRLRLPESIAGRVRDGEELGPVMDDVLDMENVAKKQGAAGALTGHVIDREGALEQALAGALGPFVTELYE encoded by the coding sequence ATGCGAGTCGGCGTCGGAAGCACAAACCCAGTGAAGCGTGACGCGACTGAGTCCGCCCTGACCGACTTCCCCGGCGCGACCGTCGAGTCGGTCGCCGTCGAGTCGGGCGTGAGCGAGCAACCGGTCGGCGAGCGAGAGACCGTCGCGGGCGCGGAGAATCGCGCCCGGAACGCGCTCGACGCCGGCGACTACGACCTCGGCGTCGGACTGGAGGGCGGCGTCGCCGAAGTCGAGGGCGCCGAGGGACTCTTTCTGGTCATGTGGGCGGCCGCGACCGACGGCGAGCGAGTCGGCCGCGGCGCGGGTCCCCGACTCCGCCTGCCCGAGTCCATCGCAGGTCGGGTCCGCGACGGCGAGGAGTTAGGCCCGGTCATGGACGACGTCCTCGATATGGAGAACGTGGCGAAAAAGCAGGGCGCGGCGGGCGCGCTGACCGGTCACGTCATCGACCGCGAGGGCGCCTTGGAACAGGCGCTGGCGGGCGCGCTCGGTCCGTTCGTGACCGAACTGTACGAGTGA
- a CDS encoding transcription initiation factor IIB: MSDVTTRVKRTEAEEEVEEETDESTACPECNGNLISDTEHGETVCEECGLVVDEDQVDRGPEWRAFDSKEKNEKSRVGAPTTNTMHDKGLSTNIDWRNKDAYGNSLGSRQREKMQRLRKWNERFRTRDSKERNLKQALGEIDRMASALGLPNNVRETASVIYRRALDEDLLPGRSIEGVSTACVYAAARQAGVPRSLDEIADVSRVEKSEVARTYRYVVRELNLEVKPADPESYVPRFASGLDLSDEAEHRARELLQTAKEKGVHSGKSPVGLAAAAVYAAALLTNEKTTQAEVSEVADISEVTIRNRYHELLEAEEAPAMA, encoded by the coding sequence ATGTCAGACGTAACTACGCGAGTCAAGCGAACGGAAGCAGAGGAAGAGGTCGAAGAAGAAACCGACGAGTCAACCGCCTGCCCCGAGTGCAACGGGAATCTCATCTCGGACACCGAACACGGCGAGACGGTCTGCGAGGAGTGCGGACTGGTCGTCGACGAGGACCAGGTCGACCGCGGGCCGGAGTGGCGCGCGTTCGACTCCAAGGAGAAGAACGAGAAGTCCCGCGTCGGCGCGCCGACGACGAACACGATGCACGACAAGGGCCTCTCGACCAACATCGACTGGCGGAACAAGGACGCCTACGGCAACTCGCTGGGGTCGCGCCAGCGCGAGAAGATGCAGCGGCTTCGCAAGTGGAACGAGCGGTTCCGCACCCGCGACAGCAAGGAGCGCAACCTCAAGCAGGCGCTCGGCGAAATCGACCGCATGGCCTCCGCGCTCGGCCTCCCGAACAACGTCCGTGAGACCGCGTCGGTCATCTACCGCCGCGCACTCGACGAGGACCTCCTGCCCGGCCGCTCCATCGAGGGCGTCTCGACGGCCTGCGTCTACGCCGCCGCGCGGCAGGCGGGCGTCCCGCGGAGTCTGGACGAAATCGCCGACGTGAGTCGAGTCGAGAAGAGCGAGGTCGCACGGACCTACCGCTACGTGGTACGGGAACTCAACCTCGAAGTCAAGCCCGCGGACCCCGAGAGCTACGTCCCGCGGTTCGCCTCCGGACTCGACCTCTCGGACGAGGCCGAACACCGCGCCCGCGAACTGCTCCAGACCGCCAAGGAGAAGGGCGTCCACAGCGGCAAGTCGCCGGTCGGACTCGCCGCCGCCGCGGTCTACGCCGCCGCCCTCCTGACCAACGAGAAGACCACGCAGGCAGAGGTCAGCGAGGTCGCCGACATCAGCGAAGTCACTATCCGAAACCGCTACCACGAACTGCTGGAGGCCGAAGAGGCCCCCGCGATGGCCTGA
- a CDS encoding 3-dehydroquinate synthase II translates to MTRSVWLKADDAVGDWDDRRKRITAGLEAGVDWVLVDAADVERVRELGDVNVAAFSHGDAQVIDEAESRAEADAYIVGKDGEGDGTVDLPNDFSGSADLSTLRRDDDRANGAYVRILDEDYEAFAEAAATEADYTVVVGEDWTIIPLENLIARIGEETELVAGVTTAEEAKTAFETLEIGSDAVLLDTDDPDEIRETVAVRDEAERETLDLDWAEVVTIERTGSADRVCVDTGSLMDHDEGMLVGSMSRGLFFVHAETAESPYVASRPFRVNAGAVHAYVRTPDGGTKYLAELQSGDEVQVVDTDGHTREATVGRVKIEKRPMFRVVAEFDDGDRVETLLQNAETIKVATAEGRKAVTDLEAGDELRVFREGGARHFGEAVEESIIEK, encoded by the coding sequence ATGACACGCTCTGTCTGGCTCAAGGCCGACGACGCGGTCGGCGACTGGGACGACCGCCGGAAGCGAATCACGGCGGGACTCGAAGCGGGCGTCGACTGGGTGCTGGTCGACGCCGCCGACGTGGAACGCGTTCGCGAACTCGGCGACGTGAACGTCGCGGCGTTCTCCCACGGCGACGCGCAGGTAATCGACGAGGCCGAATCGCGCGCGGAGGCCGACGCGTACATCGTCGGCAAGGACGGCGAGGGCGACGGGACCGTGGACCTGCCCAACGACTTCTCCGGGTCGGCGGACCTCTCGACGCTCCGGCGCGACGACGACCGGGCGAACGGCGCGTACGTCCGCATCCTCGACGAGGACTACGAGGCGTTCGCCGAGGCGGCCGCGACGGAGGCCGACTACACCGTCGTCGTCGGCGAGGACTGGACCATCATCCCGCTCGAGAACCTCATCGCGCGCATCGGCGAGGAGACCGAACTCGTCGCGGGCGTCACGACCGCCGAAGAGGCCAAGACCGCGTTCGAGACGCTCGAAATCGGGAGCGACGCGGTCCTGCTCGACACCGACGACCCCGACGAGATTCGGGAGACCGTCGCGGTCCGCGACGAGGCCGAGCGCGAGACCCTCGATCTAGACTGGGCGGAGGTCGTGACCATCGAGCGAACCGGGAGCGCCGACCGCGTCTGCGTCGATACGGGGAGCCTGATGGACCACGACGAGGGGATGCTCGTCGGGTCGATGTCCCGCGGACTCTTCTTCGTCCACGCCGAGACCGCCGAGTCGCCGTACGTCGCCTCCCGGCCGTTCCGAGTGAACGCGGGCGCGGTCCACGCCTACGTCCGGACGCCCGACGGCGGCACGAAGTACCTCGCGGAGTTGCAGTCCGGCGACGAGGTGCAGGTCGTGGACACCGACGGCCACACCCGCGAGGCGACGGTCGGCCGGGTCAAGATAGAGAAGCGCCCGATGTTCCGCGTGGTGGCCGAGTTCGACGACGGCGACCGGGTCGAGACGCTGCTCCAGAACGCCGAGACCATCAAGGTCGCCACCGCCGAGGGCCGGAAGGCGGTCACCGACCTCGAAGCGGGCGACGAACTCCGGGTCTTCCGCGAGGGCGGCGCTCGGCACTTCGGCGAAGCGGTCGAAGAGAGCATCATCGAGAAGTAG
- a CDS encoding flippase-like domain-containing protein: MSGRGVEVSVVLPAYNEEATIENTVETTLATLDEFLPAGTFEVIVAEDGCDDRTPEIADRMAAEDERVRHYHSDERLGRGGALNRAFEAADGDTLVYFDTDLATDMRHLEELVESVRSGEYDFATGSRWMPGETADRPAKRDVASRGFNGLTRTFLGSEMRDHQCGFKAFDRTALFDVLNEVEDEHWFWDTEVLVRAQRRGYDVKEFAVDWEPKGDSKVDIVRDVFGMGSQIMRCWWEFSVQPRITKRVSIAAGVFLTVVAVLLMREYLPLGEVVEQMSQADPMLVGLAALVYMISWPLRGARYRDILEELGYTEDANFLTGAIFVSQTGNLVFPARAGDAVRAYVVKARRSIPYPTGFASLAVERVFDLLTITMLAGVVLIGLALTGATGGLESTLFGSTPSGAESASEYGAAGQTALYVAGGVGLAAILAVGVIVLSARSDRNLVRGVVSGLSNDSYADYVAGVIERFTGDVQTVAGNRNAFLTVGASSLAIWTLDVLTALLVLAAFPSVALPIPMLAAVCFFAVSVGNLAKVLPLSPGGVGLYEGAFTLLVVGLTPVGWSIALGAAILDHAVKNIVTLVGGVASMFVLNVSLTTAVEESKDARAAADPAEPTDD, encoded by the coding sequence ATGAGCGGTCGTGGAGTCGAGGTGAGCGTCGTCCTTCCGGCCTACAACGAGGAGGCGACCATAGAGAACACGGTCGAGACGACACTCGCCACGTTAGACGAATTCCTCCCCGCAGGAACCTTCGAGGTCATCGTAGCCGAGGACGGGTGCGACGACCGAACGCCCGAAATCGCCGACAGGATGGCGGCCGAGGACGAACGGGTCCGCCACTACCACAGCGACGAGCGGTTGGGGCGGGGCGGAGCTTTGAATCGAGCCTTCGAGGCCGCGGACGGCGACACGCTGGTGTACTTCGACACCGATCTCGCCACCGACATGCGACACCTCGAAGAACTGGTCGAGAGCGTCCGGTCGGGCGAGTACGACTTCGCCACCGGGTCGCGCTGGATGCCGGGCGAGACGGCCGACCGACCCGCCAAGCGCGATGTCGCGAGTCGAGGGTTCAACGGGCTTACCCGGACCTTCCTCGGGTCGGAGATGCGCGACCACCAGTGCGGGTTCAAGGCGTTCGACAGGACCGCGCTCTTCGACGTGCTGAACGAGGTCGAGGACGAACACTGGTTCTGGGACACCGAAGTCCTCGTGCGCGCGCAGCGCCGGGGCTACGACGTCAAGGAGTTCGCGGTGGATTGGGAACCCAAGGGCGACTCGAAGGTCGACATCGTCCGGGACGTGTTCGGGATGGGAAGCCAGATAATGCGCTGTTGGTGGGAGTTCTCGGTCCAACCGCGCATCACCAAGCGCGTCTCCATCGCGGCGGGGGTCTTCCTGACCGTCGTCGCGGTGCTGTTGATGCGCGAGTACCTCCCGCTCGGCGAAGTCGTCGAGCAGATGAGTCAGGCCGACCCGATGCTGGTCGGTCTCGCGGCGCTCGTCTACATGATTTCGTGGCCCCTGCGCGGAGCGCGCTACCGCGACATCCTCGAAGAGTTGGGCTACACCGAGGACGCGAACTTCCTGACGGGGGCGATATTCGTCAGTCAGACCGGTAACCTCGTGTTCCCCGCGCGGGCGGGCGACGCGGTCCGGGCCTACGTCGTGAAGGCCCGGCGGTCGATTCCGTATCCGACGGGGTTCGCCTCGCTGGCGGTCGAGCGCGTCTTCGACCTGCTGACCATCACGATGCTCGCGGGCGTAGTCCTCATCGGTCTGGCGCTGACCGGCGCGACCGGCGGCCTCGAATCGACCCTGTTCGGGTCGACACCCTCGGGGGCCGAATCCGCCAGCGAGTACGGCGCGGCCGGACAGACCGCGCTCTACGTCGCCGGCGGGGTCGGTCTCGCGGCCATCCTCGCGGTCGGGGTCATCGTGTTGAGCGCCCGGTCGGACCGCAACCTCGTCCGCGGTGTCGTCTCCGGCCTCAGCAACGACTCCTACGCCGACTACGTGGCGGGCGTCATCGAGCGGTTCACGGGCGACGTCCAGACGGTCGCGGGCAATCGGAACGCCTTCCTCACGGTGGGCGCGAGCAGCCTCGCCATCTGGACGCTCGACGTGTTGACCGCCCTGCTCGTGCTGGCCGCGTTCCCGAGCGTCGCGCTCCCGATTCCGATGCTCGCGGCGGTGTGTTTCTTCGCGGTCAGCGTGGGCAACCTCGCGAAGGTCCTCCCGCTGTCGCCCGGCGGCGTCGGTCTCTACGAGGGCGCGTTCACCCTGCTCGTGGTCGGCCTGACTCCCGTCGGATGGAGCATCGCGCTCGGCGCGGCCATTCTCGACCACGCGGTGAAGAACATCGTCACGCTCGTCGGCGGCGTCGCCTCGATGTTCGTGCTGAACGTCTCGCTGACCACGGCCGTCGAGGAGAGCAAGGACGCGCGGGCCGCGGCCGACCCGGCCGAACCGACCGACGACTGA
- the ppsA gene encoding phosphoenolpyruvate synthase codes for MAVLWLDEITADDLELVGGKGASLGELTGAGLPVPSGFVVSAGTYRSFIEETGIDEELFETVDVDTEDSKALAEAQSRAKELVLETEMPEEIRQEIYDSYDEMGDGDDFVAVRSSATAEDLPDASFAGQQETFLNVTREDLVDRVKRCWASLFTQRAIYYRQEKGFAHDKVDIAVVVQRMVDAEKSGVMFTSHPSTGASRIIIEAAWGLGEAVVSGSVSPDNYVVDRDSGAVEEVTVADKKTMMEKDEATGETVEREVPDDLREAQVLDERDIERLVELGERVEDHYGTPQDVEWAIVDGEVFMLQSRPITTIDDGETEIETDDGASANGASADANGASATAAGADGIADGSGAVEAAGGAGDAGAGANGDVLVSGLGASPGMASGAVRIVDQLDQLDKVSDGDIIVTEMTTPDMVPAMKRAAGIVTDEGGMTSHAAIVSRELGVPAVVGSTDATATLTDDQRITIDGDKGTVTQGRTETTEEREPIEEARPKTPVKPMTATEVKVNVSIPEAAERAAATGADGVGLLRMEHMILSTNKTPAKYIDDHGVDAYVNEIVEGVRGVADEFYPRPVRVRTLDAPTDEFRQLQGGEDEPDEHNPMLGYRGIRRSLDRPDVFKHELEAFARLYEMGYDNVEIMFPLVNDAEDVIRARNLMEESGIDPDKRTWGVMIETPASALGVEQMAEQGIDFASFGTNDLTQYTLAVDRNNENVADRFDELHPSVLQLISQTIETCREHDVDTSICGQAGSKPKMVQHLVDEGVSSISANIDAVRDVQHEVKRVEQSLILDSVR; via the coding sequence ATGGCTGTACTCTGGCTGGACGAAATCACCGCGGACGACCTCGAACTGGTCGGCGGGAAGGGCGCGTCGCTGGGGGAACTCACCGGCGCCGGCCTGCCGGTCCCCTCGGGGTTCGTGGTTTCGGCCGGCACCTACCGCTCGTTCATCGAGGAGACGGGAATCGACGAGGAACTGTTCGAGACCGTGGACGTGGACACGGAGGACTCGAAGGCGCTCGCGGAGGCCCAGTCTCGGGCCAAGGAACTCGTTCTCGAAACCGAGATGCCCGAGGAGATTCGCCAGGAGATATACGACTCCTACGACGAGATGGGGGACGGCGACGACTTCGTCGCGGTCCGCTCGTCGGCGACCGCCGAGGACCTGCCCGACGCCTCGTTCGCCGGGCAGCAGGAGACGTTCCTCAACGTCACCCGTGAGGACCTCGTGGACCGCGTCAAGCGGTGCTGGGCGTCGCTGTTCACCCAGCGAGCCATCTACTACCGCCAAGAGAAGGGCTTCGCCCACGACAAAGTCGACATCGCGGTCGTCGTCCAGCGCATGGTCGACGCCGAGAAGTCCGGCGTGATGTTCACGAGCCACCCCTCGACCGGCGCGTCGCGCATCATCATCGAGGCCGCGTGGGGACTCGGGGAGGCGGTCGTCTCCGGGTCGGTCTCGCCCGACAACTACGTCGTGGACCGCGACTCGGGCGCGGTCGAAGAGGTAACCGTCGCCGACAAGAAGACGATGATGGAGAAAGACGAGGCGACCGGCGAGACGGTCGAGCGCGAGGTCCCCGACGACCTGCGCGAGGCCCAAGTCCTGGACGAGCGCGACATCGAGCGCCTCGTGGAACTCGGTGAACGAGTCGAGGACCACTACGGGACGCCTCAGGACGTGGAGTGGGCCATCGTCGACGGCGAGGTCTTCATGCTCCAGTCGCGTCCCATCACGACCATCGACGACGGCGAGACCGAAATCGAGACCGACGACGGGGCGAGCGCCAACGGCGCGAGCGCGGACGCCAACGGCGCGAGCGCGACCGCCGCGGGGGCCGACGGCATCGCCGACGGGAGCGGTGCGGTCGAGGCCGCGGGCGGCGCAGGTGACGCCGGCGCGGGCGCCAACGGCGACGTGCTCGTCTCCGGACTCGGCGCGAGTCCGGGCATGGCCTCGGGCGCGGTCCGCATCGTCGACCAACTCGACCAACTCGACAAGGTCAGCGACGGCGACATCATCGTCACCGAGATGACCACGCCCGACATGGTGCCCGCGATGAAGCGGGCGGCGGGCATCGTCACCGACGAGGGCGGGATGACCAGCCACGCCGCCATCGTCTCCCGGGAACTCGGCGTCCCGGCGGTCGTCGGTTCGACCGACGCCACCGCGACGCTGACCGACGACCAGCGCATCACCATCGACGGCGACAAGGGAACCGTCACGCAGGGCCGAACGGAGACGACCGAGGAGCGCGAACCCATCGAGGAGGCCCGCCCGAAGACCCCGGTCAAGCCGATGACGGCGACCGAGGTGAAGGTCAACGTCTCCATCCCGGAGGCCGCCGAGCGCGCCGCCGCCACGGGCGCCGACGGCGTGGGTCTGCTCCGGATGGAACACATGATACTCTCCACGAACAAGACGCCCGCCAAGTACATCGACGACCACGGCGTCGACGCCTACGTCAACGAAATCGTGGAGGGCGTCCGCGGCGTCGCCGACGAGTTCTACCCCCGACCGGTCCGGGTCCGGACGCTCGACGCGCCCACCGACGAGTTCCGCCAACTGCAGGGCGGCGAGGACGAACCCGACGAGCACAACCCGATGCTCGGCTACCGGGGCATCCGGCGGAGCCTCGACAGGCCGGACGTGTTCAAGCACGAACTCGAAGCGTTCGCCCGCCTCTACGAGATGGGCTACGACAACGTCGAAATCATGTTCCCGCTGGTCAACGACGCCGAGGACGTGATTCGGGCGCGCAACCTCATGGAGGAGTCGGGCATCGACCCCGACAAGCGGACGTGGGGCGTGATGATAGAGACGCCGGCCTCGGCGCTCGGCGTCGAGCAGATGGCCGAGCAGGGCATCGACTTCGCCTCGTTCGGCACCAACGACCTTACCCAGTACACCCTCGCGGTGGACCGGAACAACGAGAACGTGGCCGACCGGTTCGACGAACTCCACCCCTCGGTCCTGCAACTCATCAGCCAGACCATCGAGACCTGCCGCGAGCACGACGTGGACACCTCCATCTGCGGGCAGGCGGGGTCCAAGCCCAAGATGGTCCAGCACCTCGTCGACGAGGGCGTCAGTTCCATCTCGGCCAACATCGACGCGGTTCGCGACGTGCAACACGAGGTCAAGCGCGTCGAGCAGAGCCTCATCCTCGACTCGGTGCGCTGA
- a CDS encoding type I 3-dehydroquinate dehydratase, whose protein sequence is MNFEEFVLAASLADLDAEARARRHADAVEFRMDLASDPLAALESYDGELPVLATNRAAWEGGEAEDDETRLAELAEAAELACVGAVDVELESLTAGEGERVAERARRAGTTVVASVHDFERTPSRPDLRDALETATERADVGKLAVTAESRSDVLDLLAVTREFDAAGERVATMAMGAPGRHSRAVAPLYGSRIGYAPVDPADATAPGQYDLETLARLVEDLK, encoded by the coding sequence ATGAACTTCGAGGAGTTCGTCCTCGCGGCCAGCCTCGCCGACCTCGACGCCGAGGCCCGCGCTCGCCGACACGCCGACGCCGTGGAGTTCCGGATGGATCTCGCCAGCGACCCGCTCGCCGCGTTAGAATCGTACGACGGCGAACTGCCCGTCCTCGCCACCAATCGCGCGGCGTGGGAAGGAGGCGAGGCCGAGGACGACGAGACCCGCCTCGCCGAGTTGGCCGAAGCCGCGGAACTGGCCTGCGTCGGCGCGGTGGACGTGGAACTGGAGAGCCTCACCGCGGGCGAGGGCGAGCGAGTCGCCGAGCGCGCGCGCCGGGCCGGCACGACGGTGGTCGCCTCGGTTCACGACTTCGAGCGCACGCCGTCGAGACCCGACCTCCGCGACGCCCTCGAAACCGCGACCGAGCGTGCCGACGTGGGGAAACTCGCAGTCACGGCCGAGAGTCGGAGCGACGTGCTGGACCTGCTGGCGGTCACCCGCGAGTTCGACGCCGCGGGAGAGCGCGTGGCGACGATGGCGATGGGCGCGCCCGGCCGCCACTCTCGGGCGGTCGCGCCCCTTTACGGGTCCCGAATCGGGTACGCGCCGGTTGACCCCGCAGATGCAACCGCGCCTGGTCAGTACGACCTCGAAACGCTGGCCCGCCTCGTAGAAGACTTAAAATAG